The genome window CGAGGAGGCCGAAGACGGCCTCTATTCCGGCATCTGGGAGGCGACGCCGGGCAAGTGGCGGATCGTCTACGAGGAATGGGAATATTTCAGCCTGCTGTCCGGTCATTCGATCGTGACGGAGGAGGGCGGGGAGCCGGTGCATCTGAAGGCGGGCGACCGGATGATCCTCAGACCCGGCTTCAAGGGAACGTGGGAAGTCGTTGAAACGACTCGCAAGGACTATGTAATCAAGGTTTGAGCAGCGCGGGCAAACCGACGCTGACGATGCCGCGCCTGTGTCGCTTTGCGGCGATCAGGGCCTGTTTTTCTGCAAATGACAGCGCTTCTTT of Rhizobium sp. BT04 contains these proteins:
- a CDS encoding cupin domain-containing protein; this translates as MATTAKFIPFSIDGVEPEFGAPEAERIISGDPQFRSWNLEEAEDGLYSGIWEATPGKWRIVYEEWEYFSLLSGHSIVTEEGGEPVHLKAGDRMILRPGFKGTWEVVETTRKDYVIKV